In the genome of Apostichopus japonicus isolate 1M-3 chromosome 15, ASM3797524v1, whole genome shotgun sequence, one region contains:
- the LOC139981176 gene encoding INO80 complex subunit B-like isoform X1, translated as MKTRSKEAAPSPTVTEPAPVKKDPVVAPPVTPAPEELEAREPELAVLNKKPKKHKHKKHKKRRDLIYPSHLTSTSITEPDGALPHLKLKIKLGGETFATKSVSRSSVTDAVLTEQELHLNEEEDEEDDKVMEEEGDAFEGNLDQVAEEEDLPILDAEIVDEDDEEAWLEALEAGELNEHGELKKEKDVNLLTTRQKALLQMKADHQEQLWELPLPAEPSELTEEMIRKRAVRAQRRRDQAQKKDLENKKQTIERLLKKQEVKSKLNKIGKPRKKTEGSPQVRYINSLNHGYSLSYPEGLEFPMSKSATKTPPPMAIPCGVEGCKNTKKYSCSKTGVPLCSLECYKKNQRLSEIPAI; from the exons ATGAAAACCAGGTCTAAAGAAGCTGCTCCGAGTCCGACGGTGACAG AACCTGCACCTGTGAAAAAGGATCCAGTTGTTGCTCCCCCAGTAACCCCTGCACCGGAAGAGTTAGAAGCCAGGGAGCCTGAACTGGCCGTTCTTAACAAGAAACCAaagaaacataaacataaaaagCACAAGAAGCGGAGAGATCTAATTTACCCATCTCATTTGACATCAACAAGTATAACAGAGCCGGACGGAGCTTTACCACACCtcaaactaaaaataaaacttGGAGGGGAAACCTTTGCCACTAAGAG TGTATCGAGATCGTCCGTAACTGACGCTGTTCTCACAGAACAAGAACTCCATCTGAACGAAGAAGAGGATGAGGAAGATGACAAAGTgatggaggaggagggagaTGCATTTGAAGGAAACTTGGATCAGG TCGCAGAGGAGGAAGACTTGCCGATATTAGATGCAGAGATAGTTGACGAGGATGATGAGGAGGCGTGGTTGGAGGCTTTAGAGGCGGGGGAACTCAACGAACACGGAGAACTGAAGAAGGAGAAAGACGTTAACCTCCTCACTACGAGACAG AAAGCCTTGCTTCAGATGAAGGCAGATCACCAAGAGCAACTGTGGGAGTTACCTCTCCCAGCGGAACCATCAGAGTTAACGGAGGAGATGATCCGAAAGAGAGCTGTTAGAGCCCAGAGGAGGCGGGACCAAGCTCAGAAAAAGGACCTGGAAAATAAA AAACAAACAATAGAAAGACTTCTGAAGAAACAAGAAGTGAAATCAAAGCTAAACAAG ATTGGAAAGCCCAGGAAGAAGACCGAGGGTTCTCCACAGGTCCGCTACATTAACAGCTTAAATCATGGATATTCTTTATCGTATCCAGAAGGGTTAGAGTTTCCCATGTCTAAGAGTGCTACAAA GACCCCACCACCCATGGCTATCCCATGTGGAGTAGAGGGCTGCAAGAACACTAAGAAGTATTCATGCTCCAAGACTGGAGTACCGTTGTGTAGCCTGGAATGTTACAAGAAAAACCAGAGACTGTCAGAAATACCTGCAATATGA
- the LOC139981176 gene encoding INO80 complex subunit B-like isoform X2: MKTRSKEAAPSPTVTEPAPVKKDPVVAPPVTPAPEELEAREPELAVLNKKPKKHKHKKHKKRRDLIYPSHLTSTSITEPDGALPHLKLKIKLGGETFATKSVSRSSVTDAVLTEQELHLNEEEDEEDDKVMEEEGDAFEGNLDQEEEDLPILDAEIVDEDDEEAWLEALEAGELNEHGELKKEKDVNLLTTRQKALLQMKADHQEQLWELPLPAEPSELTEEMIRKRAVRAQRRRDQAQKKDLENKKQTIERLLKKQEVKSKLNKIGKPRKKTEGSPQVRYINSLNHGYSLSYPEGLEFPMSKSATKTPPPMAIPCGVEGCKNTKKYSCSKTGVPLCSLECYKKNQRLSEIPAI; this comes from the exons ATGAAAACCAGGTCTAAAGAAGCTGCTCCGAGTCCGACGGTGACAG AACCTGCACCTGTGAAAAAGGATCCAGTTGTTGCTCCCCCAGTAACCCCTGCACCGGAAGAGTTAGAAGCCAGGGAGCCTGAACTGGCCGTTCTTAACAAGAAACCAaagaaacataaacataaaaagCACAAGAAGCGGAGAGATCTAATTTACCCATCTCATTTGACATCAACAAGTATAACAGAGCCGGACGGAGCTTTACCACACCtcaaactaaaaataaaacttGGAGGGGAAACCTTTGCCACTAAGAG TGTATCGAGATCGTCCGTAACTGACGCTGTTCTCACAGAACAAGAACTCCATCTGAACGAAGAAGAGGATGAGGAAGATGACAAAGTgatggaggaggagggagaTGCATTTGAAGGAAACTTGGATCAGG AGGAGGAAGACTTGCCGATATTAGATGCAGAGATAGTTGACGAGGATGATGAGGAGGCGTGGTTGGAGGCTTTAGAGGCGGGGGAACTCAACGAACACGGAGAACTGAAGAAGGAGAAAGACGTTAACCTCCTCACTACGAGACAG AAAGCCTTGCTTCAGATGAAGGCAGATCACCAAGAGCAACTGTGGGAGTTACCTCTCCCAGCGGAACCATCAGAGTTAACGGAGGAGATGATCCGAAAGAGAGCTGTTAGAGCCCAGAGGAGGCGGGACCAAGCTCAGAAAAAGGACCTGGAAAATAAA AAACAAACAATAGAAAGACTTCTGAAGAAACAAGAAGTGAAATCAAAGCTAAACAAG ATTGGAAAGCCCAGGAAGAAGACCGAGGGTTCTCCACAGGTCCGCTACATTAACAGCTTAAATCATGGATATTCTTTATCGTATCCAGAAGGGTTAGAGTTTCCCATGTCTAAGAGTGCTACAAA GACCCCACCACCCATGGCTATCCCATGTGGAGTAGAGGGCTGCAAGAACACTAAGAAGTATTCATGCTCCAAGACTGGAGTACCGTTGTGTAGCCTGGAATGTTACAAGAAAAACCAGAGACTGTCAGAAATACCTGCAATATGA
- the LOC139981177 gene encoding RPA-interacting protein B-like, with amino-acid sequence MAASMTPKREVSRRRRHEDLYKGRTPPWKDVYRRRCLDRLRNSREQLIQRFRGNLQDGEEGSPQTSRSIIQKVLREEWKQMERDKELMSFGSDEFDEFEEIISLMEDMQAELMVEESALIAEAEHHLRMEQEQVNKSAETLSASDDVICPVCRGNHLMLNKGIFFCSCGLRVDTKQDGLTLQNVKKLLEDAVNEHEGHCNNVPQFCPIDMGGGVNLVMGCEKCDVMHIII; translated from the exons ATGGCGGCCTCCATGACACCAAAGCGCGAAGTTTCAAGGAGGAGAAGACACGAAGATTTGTACAAAGGCAGAACACCCCCATGGAAAGACGTTTACCGTAGA AGATGTCTGGACAGACTCAGAAACAGTAGAGAACAGCTTATTCAGCGTTTCCGTGGAAACTTACAGGATGGAGAAGAAGGAAGTCCACAGACTTCAAGATCTATCATTCAAAAAGTCTTACGTGAGGAGTGGAAACAGATGGAAAGAGATAAGGAGCTCATGTCATTTGGCAGT GATGAGTTTGATGAATTTGAAGAGATTATATCTCTGATGGAAGACATGCAAGCTGAACTAATGGTGGAAg AGTCTGCTTTAATCGCTGAGGCAGAACATCATCTAAGAATGGAACAAGAGCAGGTCAACAAGTCTGCTGAGACTTTATCCGCAAGTGATGATGTCATTTGTCCCGTGTGTAGAGG CAATCATCTGATGTTAAACAAAGGGATATTCTTTTGCTCTTGTGGGCTGCGAGTGGATACAAAG CAAGATGGTTTAACATTACAGAATGTCAAGAAACTACTTGAGGACGCTGTGAATGAACATGAAGGACATTGTAACAACGTCCCACAGTTCTGTCCAATTGACATGGGTGGAGGTGTGAACCTTGTCATGGGTTGTGAG AAATGTGATGTGATGCACATCATCATATGA
- the LOC139981179 gene encoding small nuclear ribonucleoprotein Sm D3-like: MSIGVPIKVLHEAEGHIVTLETSTGEVYRGKLIEAEDNMNCQMQSITVTYRDGRVAQLEHVFIRGSKIRFLILPDMLKNAPMFKKQPKGAAGRGKSAILRAQVAASRGRGRGERGGFRGGGRGLNKFQQRR, translated from the exons ATGTCGATTGGAGTTCCTATCAAAGTTTTGCACGAGGCCGAGGGCCATATCGTAACCCTTGAGACCAGTACCGGCGAAGTTTATCGTGGTAAACTTATTGAAGCTGAAGATAACATGAACTGCCAAATGCAGAGTATTACCGTAACCTACAGAGATGGAAGGGTTGCTCAATTAGAACATGTTTTTATAAGAGGCAGCAAAATAAGATTCTTGATTCTTCCAGATATGCTAAAGAATGCACCCATGTTCAAGAAACAACCCAAAGGAGCAGCAGGACGAGGAAAGTCTGCCATTCTCAGAGCTCAAG TGGCGGCATCAAGAGGTAGAGGGAGAGGTGAAAGAGGTGGCTTCCGAGGTGGTGGAAGAGGACTTAACAAATTCCAACAAAGGAGATAG